From Solwaraspora sp. WMMD1047, the proteins below share one genomic window:
- the egtA gene encoding ergothioneine biosynthesis glutamate--cysteine ligase EgtA codes for MSTHPDLDGTTVLREESQAEGYLARICFKTGPPALTGVELEWTVHDAAEPDRHLDRTRLRTALGRYAPSSLDPHRRPVPLPHSGTVTVEPGGQVEISTAPRRSLDDLHQSARSDIAHLSELLNAAGLTLGDTGIDPHRPPRPLLDTARYRAMRRAFDRRGPAGRTMMYSTAGLQLCLDAGESDRLAQRWYAVHALGPPLVAAFATARRHAGRDTGWASARMAAWLAIDPARTGPVWTPAVGPADPVHSWIRYALTAPLLCVRRRGGDWLNPYRVSFRDWIGGALPRPPTRDDLDYHLTTLFPPVRPRGYLEIRYLDGQPGDEWVAPVAVLAALLADEAALGQALAACEPVLDRWRDAALLGLADPDLARAAARVLDLATRVLDRTDLRPATREQIGNIVDRRLAAGERRPL; via the coding sequence GTGTCGACCCACCCGGATCTTGACGGCACCACCGTCCTGCGCGAGGAGAGCCAGGCGGAGGGTTATCTGGCCAGGATCTGCTTCAAGACGGGGCCACCCGCGCTGACCGGCGTGGAATTGGAATGGACCGTCCACGACGCAGCCGAACCCGACCGACACCTCGACCGCACCCGCCTCCGCACCGCACTCGGCCGTTACGCTCCCAGCTCCCTCGATCCGCACCGCCGCCCGGTCCCGCTGCCGCACTCCGGCACCGTCACCGTCGAGCCCGGCGGACAGGTGGAGATCTCCACCGCCCCGCGCCGCTCCCTTGACGACCTCCACCAGTCCGCCCGGTCGGACATCGCCCACCTGAGCGAACTCCTCAACGCCGCCGGCCTCACCCTCGGTGACACCGGCATCGATCCCCACCGGCCGCCCCGACCCCTGCTGGACACCGCCCGCTACCGGGCCATGCGGCGTGCGTTCGACCGCCGCGGTCCGGCCGGCCGGACCATGATGTACAGCACCGCCGGGCTGCAGCTCTGCCTGGACGCCGGCGAGTCCGACCGGCTCGCGCAGCGGTGGTACGCGGTGCACGCCCTCGGCCCGCCGTTGGTGGCGGCCTTCGCCACCGCCCGCCGGCACGCCGGCCGGGACACCGGCTGGGCGTCCGCCCGGATGGCCGCCTGGCTGGCCATCGACCCGGCCCGCACCGGACCGGTCTGGACCCCGGCGGTGGGCCCGGCCGACCCGGTGCACTCCTGGATCCGGTACGCGTTGACGGCGCCGCTGCTCTGCGTACGCCGCCGCGGCGGGGACTGGCTCAACCCGTACCGGGTGAGTTTCCGGGACTGGATCGGCGGTGCGTTGCCGCGACCGCCGACGCGTGACGACCTCGACTACCACCTGACCACCCTGTTCCCGCCGGTCCGCCCGCGCGGCTACCTGGAGATCCGGTACCTGGACGGCCAGCCCGGCGACGAGTGGGTCGCCCCGGTAGCGGTGCTGGCCGCGCTGCTGGCCGACGAGGCCGCGCTCGGCCAGGCCCTGGCGGCCTGCGAACCGGTGCTCGACCGCTGGCGGGACGCGGCCCTGCTCGGACTGGCCGACCCGGACCTGGCCCGGGCCGCCGCCCGGGTGCTGGACCTCGCCACCCGTGTCCTGGACCGGACCGACCTGCGCCCGGCCACCCGCGAACAGATCGGCAACATCGTCGACCGGCGGCTTGCCGCCGGTGAGAGGAGACCGCTGTGA
- the egtB gene encoding ergothioneine biosynthesis protein EgtB → MNDETWPTTDQPERLRDRIAAELTRTRRRSALLTEAVDDADLMRQHSPIMSPLVWDLAHVGNQEELWLVRDVGGREPVRRDIDDLYDAFKQPRRDRPSLPLLPPGEARDYLLTVRDKVFDLLGRVRFDDRPLTAGGFAFGMIVQHEQQHDETMLATHQLRAGPPVLAAPPPPAAARPVTGEVLIPAGPFTMGTSTDPWALDNERPAHQVDLPAYLIDAAPVTNGQFLEFLAAGGYDDRRWWSAAGWEHRRAADLTAPMHWHRDGANWVCRRFGRYSPVVPDEPVVHVGYHEAEAYAAWAGKRLPTEAEWEKAARWDPATGRSRRYPWGDADPGPERANLGQRHLTPAPVGAYPAGASPLGVHQLIGDVWEWTASPFRGYPGFTAFPYREYSEVFFGDAYRVLRGGSFGTDAAACRGTFRNWDLPIRRQIFSGFRCARDPGPDEVSA, encoded by the coding sequence GTGAACGACGAGACCTGGCCCACGACGGATCAGCCGGAGCGGCTGCGGGACCGGATCGCCGCCGAGCTGACCCGCACCCGGCGGCGCAGCGCCCTGCTCACCGAGGCGGTGGACGACGCCGACCTGATGCGTCAGCACTCGCCGATCATGTCGCCGCTGGTGTGGGACCTGGCGCACGTCGGCAACCAGGAGGAACTCTGGCTGGTACGCGACGTCGGCGGCCGGGAACCGGTCCGCCGCGACATCGACGACCTCTATGACGCCTTCAAACAGCCCCGCCGGGACCGTCCGTCGCTGCCCCTGCTGCCGCCGGGCGAGGCACGCGACTACCTGCTCACCGTGCGGGACAAGGTCTTCGACCTGCTGGGCCGGGTGCGGTTCGACGACCGGCCGCTCACCGCGGGCGGGTTCGCGTTCGGGATGATCGTCCAGCACGAACAGCAGCACGACGAGACGATGCTCGCCACCCACCAGCTGCGGGCCGGCCCGCCGGTACTGGCGGCGCCCCCGCCGCCGGCCGCCGCGCGGCCGGTCACCGGGGAGGTGCTGATTCCGGCTGGCCCGTTCACGATGGGCACCTCGACCGACCCGTGGGCGCTGGACAACGAACGCCCGGCCCACCAGGTCGACCTGCCGGCGTACCTGATCGACGCCGCGCCGGTGACCAACGGCCAGTTCCTGGAGTTCCTGGCCGCCGGGGGATACGACGACCGGCGCTGGTGGAGCGCCGCCGGTTGGGAGCACCGCCGGGCCGCCGACCTGACCGCGCCGATGCACTGGCACCGCGACGGCGCGAACTGGGTCTGTCGCCGGTTCGGCCGGTACTCGCCGGTCGTCCCCGACGAGCCGGTGGTGCACGTCGGCTACCACGAGGCCGAGGCGTACGCCGCCTGGGCCGGCAAGCGGCTGCCCACCGAGGCCGAATGGGAGAAGGCCGCCCGGTGGGACCCGGCCACCGGCCGGTCCCGGCGGTACCCCTGGGGCGACGCGGACCCCGGTCCCGAACGGGCCAACCTCGGGCAGCGGCACCTGACCCCGGCGCCGGTGGGCGCCTACCCGGCCGGCGCCTCGCCGCTCGGCGTGCATCAGCTCATCGGGGACGTCTGGGAGTGGACCGCCAGCCCGTTCCGCGGCTATCCGGGCTTCACCGCCTTCCCGTACCGGGAGTACTCGGAGGTGTTCTTCGGCGACGCCTACCGGGTGTTGCGGGGTGGCTCCTTCGGCACCGACGCCGCCGCCTGCCGGGGCACCTTCCGCAACTGGGACCTGCCGATCCGCCGGCAGATCTTCAGCGGGTTCCGCTGCGCCCGCGATCCGGGTCCGGACGAGGTTTCCGCTTGA
- the egtC gene encoding ergothioneine biosynthesis protein EgtC, whose amino-acid sequence MCRHLVHLGPPVALRALLFDPPHGLVRQSYAPRDMRGGGTINADGFGIGWYGSGPDPVRYRSDRPIWTDPGLPALADQVRSGAVLAAVRSATVGMPVVETAAAPFADGPWLFSHNGVVRDWPGSVVPLASRLPTRDLLTLDAPTDSALLWALVRHRLRTGHPPDEAVAGTVRDVLAAAPGSRLNLLLTDGRRAVASAVGHALSVCERAGAVLIASEPLDDEPGWRPVDDGQLVTVTDGRVLMRPMDGSLG is encoded by the coding sequence ATGTGCCGGCATCTGGTCCACCTCGGCCCGCCGGTCGCGCTGCGCGCCCTGCTGTTCGACCCGCCGCACGGCCTCGTCCGGCAGTCCTACGCCCCGCGCGACATGCGCGGTGGCGGCACCATCAACGCCGACGGATTCGGGATCGGCTGGTACGGCAGCGGCCCCGACCCGGTGCGCTACCGCAGCGACCGGCCGATCTGGACCGATCCGGGGCTGCCGGCGCTGGCCGACCAGGTCCGCTCCGGTGCGGTCCTCGCCGCGGTCCGGTCGGCCACCGTCGGGATGCCGGTGGTCGAGACGGCGGCGGCGCCGTTCGCCGACGGACCCTGGCTGTTCAGCCACAACGGCGTGGTCCGGGACTGGCCGGGGTCGGTGGTCCCGCTCGCCAGCCGGCTGCCGACCCGGGACCTGCTCACCCTCGACGCGCCCACCGACTCGGCGCTGCTCTGGGCGCTGGTGCGGCACCGGCTGCGGACCGGTCACCCCCCCGACGAGGCGGTCGCCGGCACGGTCCGCGACGTGCTCGCCGCCGCGCCCGGCTCCCGGCTGAACCTGCTGCTCACCGACGGCCGCCGGGCGGTCGCCAGCGCGGTCGGGCACGCCCTGTCGGTGTGCGAACGGGCCGGCGCCGTGCTGATCGCCTCGGAACCGCTCGATGACGAACCCGGCTGGCGGCCGGTCGACGACGGTCAGCTGGTGACCGTCACCGACGGCCGTGTCCTGATGCGACCGATGGATGGGAGTCTTGGATGA
- the egtD gene encoding L-histidine N(alpha)-methyltransferase gives MTAEPLEIHLTEPELARQLRRDVRLGLTARPKWLPPRWFYDARGSALFEEITRLPEYYPTRTERAILAAHAAEIARLTDAKTLIELGSGSSDKTRLLLDALYAGGGLGTFVPLDVSTSALARSTELIATDYPGVRVRGIVGDFSRHLDRLPAGGGRLVAFLGGTIGNLVPAERADFLRDMRAALAVGDWLLLGADLVKDPGLLVPAYDDAAGVTAEFNRNVLHVINRELGGDFDPAGFDHVAVWDAERRWIEMRLRARRAMRVRIRDLDLTVAFTDGEQVRTEISAKFRPADLPAELTAAGFVPRAGWTDPDRLFSVTLAQVGADQPARLAVREGE, from the coding sequence ATGACCGCCGAACCGTTGGAGATCCACCTGACCGAGCCGGAGCTGGCCCGGCAGCTGCGCCGGGACGTCCGGCTCGGGCTGACCGCCCGGCCGAAGTGGCTGCCGCCGCGGTGGTTCTACGACGCCCGGGGGAGCGCCCTGTTCGAGGAGATCACCCGGTTGCCGGAGTACTACCCGACCCGTACCGAGCGGGCGATCCTGGCCGCGCACGCCGCCGAGATCGCGCGACTCACCGACGCCAAGACCCTGATCGAGCTCGGCTCGGGATCGTCGGACAAGACCCGGCTACTGCTCGACGCGCTTTACGCCGGGGGTGGTCTGGGCACCTTCGTCCCGCTGGACGTGTCGACCAGCGCGCTGGCCCGGTCCACCGAGCTGATCGCCACCGACTACCCCGGGGTCCGGGTCCGTGGCATCGTCGGCGACTTCAGCCGGCACCTGGATCGGCTGCCGGCCGGTGGTGGCCGGCTGGTGGCGTTCCTCGGCGGCACCATCGGCAACCTGGTGCCGGCCGAGCGGGCCGACTTCCTGCGCGACATGCGGGCCGCCCTGGCGGTCGGCGACTGGCTGCTGCTCGGCGCCGACCTGGTGAAGGACCCGGGTCTGCTGGTGCCGGCCTACGACGACGCGGCCGGCGTCACCGCCGAGTTCAACCGCAACGTGCTCCACGTGATCAACCGGGAGCTGGGCGGGGACTTCGACCCGGCCGGGTTCGACCACGTGGCGGTCTGGGACGCCGAGCGGCGCTGGATCGAGATGCGGCTGCGCGCCCGCCGCGCGATGCGGGTCCGGATCCGTGACCTGGACCTGACCGTGGCGTTCACCGATGGTGAGCAGGTACGGACCGAGATCTCGGCGAAGTTCCGCCCGGCCGACCTGCCGGCCGAGCTCACCGCGGCCGGGTTCGTACCTCGGGCCGGCTGGACCGACCCCGATCGGCTCTTCTCGGTGACCCTGGCCCAGGTCGGCGCGGACCAACCGGCTAGGCTGGCGGTACGCGAAGGGGAGTAG
- a CDS encoding TMEM165/GDT1 family protein has protein sequence MEGFLAALVISFGVIFVAELGDKSQLMALTFATRFRTLPVLIGITGATALVHLVSVAIGVGLGAALPTGWIALVAGLAFFGFGIWTLRGDSLTEQEKTRAERSDRSAVVAVSVAFFLAELGDKTMLATITLATQYGWFGTWLGSTVGMVAADALAIVAGRMLGRRLPDRTIRYGAAALFGICGIWLTVDAVGQLT, from the coding sequence ATGGAGGGCTTTCTCGCCGCGCTCGTGATCAGCTTCGGCGTCATCTTCGTCGCGGAACTCGGCGACAAGTCCCAGTTGATGGCGTTGACCTTCGCCACCCGATTCCGCACCCTGCCGGTGCTGATCGGCATCACCGGCGCGACCGCCCTGGTCCACCTGGTCTCGGTGGCGATCGGCGTGGGTCTCGGCGCGGCCCTGCCCACCGGCTGGATCGCCCTGGTCGCCGGGCTGGCGTTCTTCGGCTTCGGGATCTGGACCCTGCGCGGGGACTCGCTCACCGAGCAGGAGAAGACCCGGGCGGAGCGCAGCGACCGGTCGGCCGTGGTCGCGGTCTCGGTGGCCTTCTTCCTCGCCGAGCTCGGCGACAAGACCATGCTGGCCACCATCACGCTGGCCACCCAGTACGGCTGGTTCGGCACCTGGCTCGGCTCGACGGTGGGCATGGTCGCCGCGGACGCGCTGGCCATCGTCGCCGGGCGGATGCTCGGTCGCCGGCTGCCGGACCGCACGATCCGGTACGGCGCGGCGGCGCTGTTCGGGATCTGTGGCATCTGGCTGACCGTGGACGCCGTCGGCCAGCTCACCTGA
- a CDS encoding DUF1622 domain-containing protein: MSEEVLHRVSGVLVAVIEAAGATVISVGALWAVARFVVAGIRHRSAEVFTPIRLSLGRFLTLGLEFQLAADILRTAAAPSFEQIGQLAAIATIRTALNYFLGREIDQEQRQVGRGGDRRTE, encoded by the coding sequence GTGTCCGAAGAGGTGCTGCACCGGGTCTCCGGGGTGCTGGTCGCCGTCATCGAGGCGGCCGGCGCCACGGTGATCTCGGTCGGCGCGCTCTGGGCGGTGGCCCGGTTCGTGGTCGCCGGGATCCGGCACCGCTCCGCCGAGGTCTTCACGCCGATCCGGCTCTCGCTCGGTCGGTTCCTGACCCTCGGGCTGGAGTTCCAGCTCGCGGCGGACATCCTGCGGACGGCGGCGGCGCCGAGCTTCGAGCAGATCGGCCAGCTGGCCGCGATCGCCACCATCCGGACCGCCCTCAACTACTTCCTCGGCCGGGAGATCGACCAGGAGCAGCGTCAGGTCGGGCGGGGCGGCGACCGGCGTACCGAATGA
- the nhaA gene encoding Na+/H+ antiporter NhaA — protein sequence MSDRTPPPTPTGLRRLLQPSSWPEARFVGDILRTETVGGGLLLFGAVVALVWANSPWSESYFRLGEFVPWPGGEALHLDLDLSHWAADGLLAIFFFVVGLELKREFVVGDLSNPRRAALPIVAAIGGMVAPALIYVAWTAGAGGEGLRGWAIPTATDIAFALAVLAVISSHLPLGLRAFLLTLAVVDDLFAITIIALFYTDDLNPLPLIATIVPILAFAFLVQRRKTWWWALIPLAAVAWTLMHASGVHATVAGVILGFTVPVLRRDREGVCLAEKLEHRWRPISAGFAVPVFAFFAAGVALRGADFGELVSDPIVLGVVTGLVVGKTVGILGFTYLFSRFTRAELDSDITWTDLLGVALLAGIGFTVSLLIGELAFGSGSEANDHVKAAVLTGSLTAAVLSSIVLIRRNRVYRRLREEETRDVDADGIPDIYQQPARET from the coding sequence ATGTCCGACCGCACTCCCCCACCCACCCCCACCGGACTCCGCCGGCTGTTGCAGCCGTCGTCCTGGCCGGAGGCACGGTTCGTCGGTGACATCCTGCGCACCGAGACCGTCGGCGGTGGGCTGCTCCTGTTCGGCGCCGTGGTCGCCCTCGTCTGGGCCAACTCCCCCTGGTCGGAGTCCTACTTCCGGCTCGGCGAGTTCGTCCCCTGGCCCGGCGGCGAGGCGCTGCACCTGGACCTCGACCTGTCACACTGGGCGGCCGACGGACTGCTGGCGATCTTCTTCTTCGTGGTGGGCCTGGAACTCAAACGGGAGTTCGTCGTCGGGGACCTGAGCAACCCGAGACGGGCGGCGCTGCCGATCGTCGCCGCGATCGGCGGCATGGTCGCACCGGCCCTGATCTACGTCGCCTGGACGGCCGGCGCCGGCGGCGAGGGGCTGCGCGGCTGGGCGATCCCCACCGCCACCGACATCGCCTTCGCCCTCGCCGTGCTCGCGGTGATCAGCTCCCACCTACCGCTCGGGTTGCGCGCCTTCCTGCTCACCTTGGCGGTCGTGGACGACCTGTTCGCCATCACGATCATCGCGCTCTTCTACACCGATGACCTGAACCCGCTCCCGCTGATCGCCACCATCGTGCCGATCCTCGCCTTCGCCTTCCTGGTGCAGCGGCGAAAGACCTGGTGGTGGGCGCTGATCCCACTCGCGGCGGTGGCCTGGACGCTGATGCACGCCTCCGGCGTACACGCCACGGTGGCCGGGGTGATCCTCGGCTTCACGGTTCCGGTGCTGCGCCGGGACCGGGAGGGCGTCTGCCTGGCCGAGAAGCTGGAGCACCGGTGGCGGCCGATCTCGGCCGGCTTCGCGGTGCCCGTGTTCGCGTTCTTCGCCGCCGGGGTGGCGCTGCGCGGTGCCGACTTCGGCGAGCTGGTGAGCGACCCGATCGTGCTGGGCGTGGTCACCGGCCTGGTGGTCGGCAAGACCGTCGGGATCCTCGGCTTCACCTACCTGTTCTCCCGGTTCACCCGCGCCGAACTCGACTCCGACATCACCTGGACCGATCTGCTCGGCGTCGCGCTGCTGGCCGGGATCGGCTTCACCGTGTCCCTGCTCATCGGTGAGCTGGCCTTCGGCAGCGGCAGCGAGGCCAACGACCACGTCAAGGCCGCCGTTTTGACCGGCTCGCTGACCGCGGCGGTGCTCTCGTCGATCGTGCTGATCCGCCGCAACCGCGTCTACCGGCGGCTGCGCGAGGAGGAGACCCGCGACGTCGACGCCGACGGCATCCCCGACATCTACCAGCAGCCCGCCCGCGAGACCTGA
- a CDS encoding polysaccharide biosynthesis tyrosine autokinase: MDLQSHLRLVRQRWWVVLSTILVALGVAGVVTIRSEPQYASSVTFFVTIPSQGVTDAYQGGLFLQQRVKSYTDLLTSDRLARGIAGQEGIGLTPAEVQSRVSAEMLADKVLLTASVTDPDPARSLRLTEALVTQFVALVQVIETPPGAQQAPIKVEVVGGPRVGTEPVSPQPARNLALAGVLGLVLGVALSVLRGISDNTVRDGATLRRVTDTPLLGEVPLVDTTDLVPLMAGRAANSVQAEALRKIRTNLRFVDVNEPARVIAVTSAVQGEGKSTISCNLAIALAEAGWQVLLVDADLRRPRVADYLGVESGAGLTDVLIGETSVDDVVRPWGDKSLLVLPAGSTPPNPSELLGSKAMADLLLELKGMTDIVIIDTPPLQAVTDGVVVAVQSDGALLVTRHAKTSQGQAIAAAQALRAVGARLLGCVLNMTKLTKADSYQYEAYRARPTAQPAIAEPVDLPRPAAGHGDGIGGPVIDNPTEELSRIRR; this comes from the coding sequence ATGGACCTGCAAAGCCACCTGCGCCTGGTGCGCCAACGATGGTGGGTCGTGCTCTCGACGATCCTGGTCGCGCTCGGTGTCGCGGGCGTCGTCACGATCCGGTCCGAGCCCCAGTACGCCTCCTCGGTGACGTTCTTCGTCACCATTCCGAGCCAGGGGGTGACCGACGCGTACCAGGGGGGCCTGTTCCTCCAGCAGCGCGTCAAGTCGTACACGGATCTGCTCACCAGTGACCGGTTGGCGCGCGGGATCGCCGGGCAGGAGGGCATCGGCCTGACCCCGGCCGAGGTGCAGTCCCGGGTCTCGGCCGAGATGCTCGCGGACAAGGTGCTGCTCACCGCCTCGGTGACCGATCCCGATCCGGCCCGGTCGCTGCGGCTGACCGAGGCGCTGGTGACCCAGTTCGTCGCGCTGGTCCAGGTCATCGAGACGCCGCCCGGCGCCCAGCAGGCGCCGATCAAGGTCGAGGTGGTGGGCGGCCCCCGGGTGGGCACCGAGCCGGTCTCGCCCCAGCCGGCGCGCAACCTGGCCTTGGCCGGCGTGCTCGGGCTGGTGCTCGGGGTGGCGTTGTCGGTGCTGCGGGGCATTTCGGACAACACGGTACGGGACGGCGCCACCCTGCGGCGGGTCACCGACACCCCGCTGCTCGGCGAGGTTCCGCTCGTCGACACCACCGACCTGGTGCCGCTGATGGCGGGCCGGGCGGCGAACTCGGTGCAGGCCGAGGCGCTGCGCAAGATCCGGACCAACCTGCGGTTCGTCGACGTCAACGAGCCGGCCCGGGTGATCGCGGTCACCAGCGCGGTGCAGGGCGAGGGGAAGTCGACGATCTCCTGCAACCTGGCCATCGCGCTGGCCGAGGCGGGCTGGCAGGTGCTGCTCGTCGACGCGGACCTGCGGCGGCCGAGGGTCGCCGACTACCTCGGCGTCGAGAGCGGGGCCGGCCTGACCGACGTGCTGATCGGCGAGACGTCGGTCGACGACGTCGTCCGCCCGTGGGGGGACAAGTCGCTGCTGGTGCTGCCGGCCGGGTCCACGCCGCCGAACCCGAGTGAGTTGCTCGGTTCGAAGGCGATGGCCGATCTCCTGCTCGAACTGAAGGGGATGACCGACATCGTCATCATCGACACCCCGCCGCTGCAGGCGGTCACCGACGGTGTGGTGGTGGCCGTGCAGTCCGACGGGGCGCTGCTGGTCACCCGGCACGCGAAGACGTCCCAGGGCCAGGCGATCGCGGCGGCGCAGGCGTTGCGGGCGGTCGGCGCCCGGCTGCTGGGCTGCGTGCTGAACATGACGAAGCTGACCAAGGCGGACTCCTACCAGTACGAGGCGTACCGGGCCCGGCCGACCGCGCAGCCGGCCATCGCCGAGCCTGTCGACCTGCCCAGGCCGGCGGCGGGACACGGCGACGGGATCGGCGGGCCGGTGATCGACAACCCGACCGAGGAACTCAGCCGGATCCGGCGATGA
- a CDS encoding glycosyltransferase family 4 protein, translating into MRFGIISHWFPPEPAFVPGGLADELVSRGHEVRVLTGFPSHPGGQPYPGFRRRWWDSSTTGGLSVRRVPSYPTDESTARRRLASQLSFLASGALAARTFLRQVDALYVYAPSAGAYAAAGLSRLVNQVPAVVHVQDLSDDPPPPEGQSSTGPAAGGMADRMERSMIAKAMRRVYESAAGVAVIAPSMRDQVIERGADPDRVRVVLNWTDERLFRPARPSVAARRAIGHRGRCTIMHAGTIGPFQRADTAVRAAAELNGKVDLDLVLVGTGAQEGPTRQLVAELGASNVRFVERRPPAEMAELYGAAEYQLVMMRDLPALRGTVPAKLPAALSAGAPVVASAGGDTADLVERDRAGLSCPPDDWRSLADRFALAAVIPPEARAQMAQRARESYLRRMSLRLGVDQIERMLVEAAAGRDGGYAGRHHRPG; encoded by the coding sequence GTGAGATTCGGGATCATCTCGCACTGGTTCCCGCCCGAACCGGCGTTCGTTCCCGGCGGACTCGCCGACGAACTCGTCTCCCGGGGCCACGAGGTGCGGGTCCTGACCGGCTTTCCGAGCCACCCCGGCGGGCAGCCGTATCCGGGATTCCGGCGGCGGTGGTGGGACAGCAGCACCACCGGTGGGCTCTCGGTCCGCCGGGTGCCGTCCTACCCGACCGACGAGAGCACCGCGCGACGGCGGCTGGCCAGCCAGCTCTCCTTCCTGGCCAGCGGGGCACTGGCGGCGCGTACCTTCCTGCGCCAGGTCGACGCGCTCTACGTGTACGCCCCGTCGGCCGGCGCGTACGCGGCGGCCGGGCTGTCCCGGCTGGTGAACCAGGTACCCGCCGTGGTGCACGTGCAGGACCTCTCCGATGACCCGCCGCCACCCGAGGGTCAATCGTCCACCGGACCGGCGGCCGGCGGGATGGCCGACCGGATGGAACGGTCCATGATCGCGAAGGCGATGCGTCGGGTCTACGAGTCGGCGGCCGGAGTCGCGGTGATCGCCCCGTCGATGCGCGACCAGGTCATCGAACGCGGTGCCGATCCGGACCGGGTCCGGGTGGTGCTCAACTGGACCGACGAGCGGCTGTTCCGCCCGGCGCGGCCGAGTGTCGCGGCCCGCCGGGCGATCGGGCACCGGGGCCGCTGCACGATCATGCACGCGGGCACGATCGGCCCCTTCCAGCGGGCCGACACCGCCGTCCGGGCGGCAGCCGAGCTGAACGGCAAGGTCGACCTCGATCTGGTCCTGGTCGGCACGGGCGCCCAGGAGGGGCCGACCCGGCAACTCGTCGCCGAACTGGGCGCGAGCAATGTGCGGTTCGTCGAGCGCCGTCCGCCGGCGGAGATGGCCGAGCTGTACGGTGCGGCGGAGTACCAGTTGGTGATGATGCGGGACCTGCCCGCGCTGCGTGGCACCGTGCCGGCGAAGCTGCCGGCCGCGCTGTCGGCCGGCGCGCCCGTGGTCGCCTCGGCGGGCGGTGACACGGCGGACCTGGTGGAGCGCGACCGCGCCGGGCTGTCCTGCCCGCCGGACGACTGGCGGTCGCTGGCGGACCGGTTCGCGCTGGCCGCGGTGATTCCGCCGGAGGCGCGCGCCCAGATGGCGCAGCGGGCCCGGGAGAGCTACCTGCGGCGGATGTCGCTGCGGCTCGGGGTCGACCAGATCGAACGGATGCTTGTCGAGGCGGCGGCGGGGCGCGACGGCGGCTACGCCGGTCGCCATCACCGGCCCGGCTGA